From Laspinema palackyanum D2c:
TCGGTCAAGAGTTGACCGGACGGTTGTGCCGTGAATCCACTCACGGGCCGGATTTGAGCGGAACTAGATAAGGGAAATAACTGTGTTGGTAGGGTGATTAAGAAGCTACCAACACAGATAAGAACAATCTGCGATCGCAAATTCACGTTATAATCGCCTTTGAATCAGCTTACAATTACCAAACAGATCCACCGCTACCGGAGGGTTGAGAAGGCTCAGAAGGGGTGACATTTGCCCCACTAGAACCTCCCTGGGAAGGGCCATTTGGATCAACGGCAGCATTATCCAAGAAGTTGTTCAGGTCGATGGTTATCTCACCCTCATTCTCGGCAGAGGTTTCATACAAGGGGCCACCGACTCCAGCGCGGAGGTCAAAGAGCTGCTGAACTGCTGCGGCAGCATCTGCCCCAGACTTAAGCGTAAATAACAGATTGCTGTTATTACAGCCCCCCCCTTGATTCGCACAAACAACGGGCTGACCATTTACATAGCCTGTGGTGATGAACCCGAGTTGTCCCTGTCTATTGAGATTGTCAAATCGGGAGGAGACTTCCTGACAACGCCGCTCTGGAGTATAACCCGAAGCACTAAAATATTCCGCATACCAGCGAACGACCGGGACCGCACCCCGTGGAGTCAGGGCAAAAGTGGTGGGTAAACCCGTTGTGGAACTCATGCCACACACAAATCGGGTGCTTTGTGCTTCAGAAGGCTGCTGGAGGGTGAAGGTTGCCGCGATCGCAACTGCCGCAGCCGTCAACATTGACGTAATGGCGAATTTTGCTTTCATAATGTATGATGAGATACGGATCAGTGGAATCAAGAGCTTGCATCTCTTATTTCACGCCTAGGAATATCCTGGCTTTTTTATATTAACAGAAAAAGCCAGGATACTTTTTATCTTTACAAAACTTAACATTTTTAATTCCCGAAATCGAAAGCAATTTATATTAATCGTAATAACCTAAAATTTTGCATTGTAGATACTTAAAAAAATGCCTGTTAAACACACATCAACTTAAATTAATTTCCATTTATTTGTTGTTGAAAGCCTGGGGTTACGGATGCCATAAACCTCTTCCTCTATCAGTTTTAGCCAAAATTTAGATTTGGTACAGGCAAATTCTCCCCCTCTCCTGCACGGGTGAAAGGGGGAGTTTGAAATAAAGTAGAATAATTTATTTCAACCTAGTCAACGTAGTGATAGCTCTATTGAACTATCCGATTTTCTAGTCTAATTGTTGAAAAAATCGGCCAAGGATTTATGGAGTGAATGAGCGCTCATCTGACCCCGCGAATTAAGATAAAGGGTTAACAAAACCCGTTTGACTGGAACCCGCCAATTGTTCAATCCTGTTCTGTGATAAGGTGTTTGAGTTCTATGAGCAAAGACTCCATCTTATAGCGCTTATCTGGGTTCTCCCATGCCTTAAACTGAGTAAATTTTTGCAGAAGTCCTTCCACCTCGCGTTGTTGTTGCGCTGAATCTCTGGGTATTTTTTTCTCCCGGACGATTTGTTGAATTTGTCGCAAACTCAGAGACTCAGCGATCGCCCGTTCTAGGAGTGCCAACCGCTCAGACTCCGACTCCAACTTGGCGATTTCCTTCGCTTTGGTCCACTTAATCCGTCCATAGCGGAGCGCTTCAAACAGTTCTGGAGGCAGTTTTAGCAAAGGAAGGCGATGAGTTCGGAACGATTCGGGAGTGATCCTCCTGCCGATGGTAGCAAACACCTCTTGAATCAACTGTTGTTCTCGATTACGGACAGCGATGTCCGTAAGTCCTCGCTTGCCATTCGCGATATAGTTGAGCAGGGAGATAATCCAGTCGCGGTCCTTTTGCAGGCGCATTTCCAGCAATTGTAAAATCCCTTCGGTTTCTTCAACGGGATTCAAATCCTCCCGTTGTAAGTTTTCGACCAAGGCGTACTGTAGCACTTCTGTATCCGTCATTTCCCTGACTGTCACCGGCACTAGGGTTAATCCCAGGGTTTGAGCGGCTTTATACCGACGTTCTCCCGCGACTAACTCATATTGATTCCCGGCGATCGGGCGCACGAGTAGGGGCTGAAGGATACCATGTTCTTTGATACTAGCGGCGAGTTCCTCCATTGCCACTTCGTTAAAGTAGTTTCGGGGTTGAAACTGGGAAGGGCAAATTTGCTCAAGTGGCAGGGTCTTCGAGAAGAGGAAGGTGGGGATAGGATGTTGAGTATTTTGGGTGTCCATCTGCTTTTTAAGTGGTGAGTGGGAAGCGATTAAAGGAGGCGATCGCTGGGGTGCGATCGGGCGG
This genomic window contains:
- a CDS encoding COP23 domain-containing protein, yielding MKAKFAITSMLTAAAVAIAATFTLQQPSEAQSTRFVCGMSSTTGLPTTFALTPRGAVPVVRWYAEYFSASGYTPERRCQEVSSRFDNLNRQGQLGFITTGYVNGQPVVCANQGGGCNNSNLLFTLKSGADAAAAVQQLFDLRAGVGGPLYETSAENEGEITIDLNNFLDNAAVDPNGPSQGGSSGANVTPSEPSQPSGSGGSVW
- a CDS encoding ParB/RepB/Spo0J family partition protein, with amino-acid sequence MDTQNTQHPIPTFLFSKTLPLEQICPSQFQPRNYFNEVAMEELAASIKEHGILQPLLVRPIAGNQYELVAGERRYKAAQTLGLTLVPVTVREMTDTEVLQYALVENLQREDLNPVEETEGILQLLEMRLQKDRDWIISLLNYIANGKRGLTDIAVRNREQQLIQEVFATIGRRITPESFRTHRLPLLKLPPELFEALRYGRIKWTKAKEIAKLESESERLALLERAIAESLSLRQIQQIVREKKIPRDSAQQQREVEGLLQKFTQFKAWENPDKRYKMESLLIELKHLITEQD